The Nothobranchius furzeri strain GRZ-AD chromosome 6, NfurGRZ-RIMD1, whole genome shotgun sequence genome includes a region encoding these proteins:
- the LOC107396678 gene encoding chondroitin sulfate proteoglycan 4 isoform X1 codes for MGSFLTDLLIPFLLISAGHIYGVSFYGNSYIHLQTAEKSIQTLIHVQFRTSSQSGLLFLAAGRRDFLLLELISGHLQVRVNLGSGERLLHSEKGIHLNDLEWHTVDLNHTQHSINMIVDRTSRTKLQMPGPDLELSVEDGLLVGGTAKLSHLYLLSISAGFRGCMDEVVFNEHNLLTNLKAHSGYKLVHEVALGCSQQFSATEEDAVHFSSSKAFISLAKWDILQEGTFECELHPSPKVGNGMVLYNSGREGGFVAVEVRDGHLVALVGNGEGSKVELRSLTHIYSNHSWYPIQLHFLPHSVQFRIGKELVKVSLNQELQVIQLQGPLFLGGLDENTLEKARLTGLSSASLEGGSFKGCIQNIRVNTQKTGLPHAIVTKDITVGCDAGQVSKTVVTSGPTDRPEFDATTTDKNSLNVLVLRKLEVAEGGQVLLQPKHMKINLDFHKLGIHPSQLLFHIEEPPAGGQLRLNLGPDQADPVDGMQERIIIKGAEEKERTFSMLDLWQGRVMYVHNGSEDQNDSFTFTAFSKNKEIPMFLKDSHLHRLDISISPVNDAPVLRLPQGNLFTLLERSKRLLTTEILEVLDPDSSPEDLVFRSMGNLNTEAGHLEHQDYPGRAINLFSLKDLEEGKITFVHTGTSASRLVLRVSDGQRVSNTVVLRILAVKLEYKLVNNTGLEVNQGKAAIMNTSHLAVQVNVADNTVDIWYDLTELPTYGEIQRLHSSGDWKSTTFFSQKVLGKEKIRYISTYRGVQAQNNVTDQFKCKIIINSQATEEIAFAIVIHWIHLKVTRSKMEVSGIETAVLTPEDLHIISKGVKLNENELLFRLLTVPKKGQLFLNHQILLRNSTFSQKNVTDGLVKYDLFNRLHDDTRDSFSFQVFSAHAESTPYDFRINIKAESTTITFVNKGLSILEGASKVITKDNLFTHAASNREVHYNITVSPKHGQLRKINLSNSTSINDNILTFTNQDITKERIMYVHDDSETKQDFFRFQIIVLKSHKHTNKKEEGTTEEQTFNISVQLVNDQKPVRVVDRVFHVARDSQRLVTVSDLRYRDDDSDFEDSWLVYTRRGIPMGELVSASDPSHRLFEFTQRDLEQNKVLFIHSGVSFGRFVLFVTDGKHYVSALLEVVAQDPYLQVENNTGLIVQQSGITILTSANLSVTSNLDIRDPQEVTFEVFIPPKHGVLCFNDGLKEAIIGTDAISVFTQRDLVEGRVAYHHSGGNQLLDIFNVTARARERTTERKTERGRREVHLDIGVSIKIYLESHQRPPTVKVNQPLVVAEGRNTSISREHLQVVHEDSDPSEIVFTVQSPPTMGSIYRLYPYKKHLNEKREKQHLHKEQPTTLFSQEDLNQGSIIYHHQATESTNDSVLLEATNGLTIVGPIRLLIDIIPVLLPLQVSNLTLDEGSSLPLTSRVINVASHHFSGMNFLYQVMVPPKFGHLEHSRIPGMPINAFTHTEVEHEYISYIHDGSETLRDNFTIVANQTEIMKHSLPCTVHISITPVNDEIPVVATNRGLKVWVGSVTEITLNELSAEDSDTPPEGLEFIVTPPSNGHLALKSAPSRHILNFTQNHIQSRKLVFVHNGALSGGFHFQVNDGVNVAPRQIFSTTAHALVLTLQRNRPMEVYPGSVTPISQQDLQVVTNNISEIRRNQSVVFAVTSPPKLGRLIRRMPDSSVRNISTFTQSMVNEKVILYDQNKPQAVSWSAADTFSFTVSSPPAFLPPHTFSILISYQANEHHDNPQHMTRLVNNAGAVVAEGGSVTIDQSKLDASNLLASVPESKRKDLHIMYRVISLPLHGVLSIRGHNLTRNHPDFSQATLNKFGIKYFHDDSETTSDSFTFRAWVAPFHHSSTSHSPSISTFPSDSSSATSFSSLYSDSSSFPSLGTISHHHPIKDSVTVTEMFNITVTPVNDHPPLIRSRAPSMKVVVGERVVLGPDNLQVEDHDTPPEELHYLVISKPNNGYLTLGERPESVTSFTQYDVNHGRLHFTQQGKPSTGVFYFNVTDGHHRPLYKLFSLEVVKPSVSMVNNTGLSLVQGRTAVVLTTNQLAAQTNGQRQGNILYTVTAHPRHGRIAINDQEVVTFCQEDLQFGRVVYHMTDLSASEDNFQISVSASSPGVDYGHVPAQTVNVTVRPLIYLREPVRVPSGIAVKLGKAMIDASELARISRANPVFEVLSPPKHGKLVKITYDPNRASDVLRSFTFRDVVQGRVAIEETLSDAVSQVQSNGSRITTVQGNAPAQPLNDSFTFLLKAGNVQPAKGELHFTIFPHRQMRQGARGFDKGDSSSHETTTTHFRTHNRTTTGSRQRESVTHIAVGEGLHPDILSHNNQNKTQRKAKPHNRWGNRTRSGSHQGSSRSGVSTEGAGEGSSQTPELHTPPVPETHVPINHPNTDLVHVQILPRPASDPLLIILPLLACLLLIIILVVLILVFRHRKEKQARLRLMHELAAAQLPAEDSPYLGRPERSLAMPNVMVTPLCSASCPTSPRVPMSPRRSLAPGTTFWGPFESVVSSSDRSFRSRNNSERDNITACNSPPISAAEYSTAWRSRSSIPSLKGNQYWV; via the exons TTTCCTTCTATGGCAACAGCTACATTCACCTGCAGACAGCTGAGAAGTCCATTCAGACTTTAATTCATGTACAGTTCCGAACTTCAAGCCAATCAGGGCTGCTGTTTTTGGCAGCAGGACGCAGAGACTTTTTGCTTTTGgagctgatatctggacatctgcaG GTACGTGTCAACTTGGGTTCAGGGGAACGTTTGTTACACTCAGAGAAGGGCATCCATCTCAATGACCTTGAATGGCACACAGTGGATCTGAACCACACACAACATTCTATCAACATGATAGTGGACCGAACCTCTCGCACTAAACTCCAAATGCCAGGTCCAGATCTGGAGCTCAGTGTAGAGGATGGGCTCCTTGTTGGTGGGACAGCCAAATTGAGCCATCTATACCTTCTTAGTATCTCAGCTGGGTTTAGGGGTTGTATGGATGAAGTTGTCTTCAACGAACACAACCTTCTGACCAATCTTAAGGCCCACTCTGGGTACAAGCTTGTCCACGAGGTAGCTCTTGGTTGTAGTCAACAGTTTTCAGCCACAGAAGAAGATGCTGTGCATTTTTCCAGCTCTAAAGCCTTCATCTCTCTTGCAAAATGGGACATCCTTCAAGAAGGAACATTTGAATGTGAATTACACCCTTCCCCTAAAGTAGGAAACGGGATGGTCTTGTATAACTCTGGAAGGGAGGGAGGGTTTGTAGCGGTTGAGGTGAGAGATGGTCATCTAGTGGCTTTGGTCGGGAATGGAGAAGGGAGTAAGGTTGAGCTGCGTTCCTTGACTCACATTTACAGCAACCACTCCTGGTACCCCATTCAACTGCACTTCTTGCCTCATAGTGTTCAGTTTAGAATAGGAAAGGAGTTGGTGAAGGTCAGTCTGAACCAGGAGCTTCAGGTCATCCAGCTCCAAGGGCCTCTTTTCTTAGGAGGACTAGATGAGAATACTCTGGAGAAAGCAAGACTTACAGGATTGTCTTCTGCTTCATTAGAAGGAGGCTCTTTTAAAGGCTGCATTCAAAATATCAGAGTAAACACCCAAAAAACAGGCTTACCTCATGCCATAGTCACTAAAGACATTACAGTAGGCTGTGATGCAGGTCAAGTCTCAAAGACAGTCGTGACCTCCGGTCCAACCGATCGTCCTGAGTTTGATGCTACAACAACGGACAAGAACAGCCTGAATGTTTTGGTGCTGAGGAAGCTGGAGGTAGCTGAAGGAGGCCAGGTGCTGCTACAACCCAAACACATGAAG ATAAATCTGGATTTCCACAAACTTggcatccatccatcacagttgtTGTTCCACATTGAGGAGCCACCTGCTGGTGGCCAGCTCCGATTGAACCTTGGTCCAGATCAAGCTGATCCAGTTGATGGAATGCAGGAGCGAATAATTATTAAAGGTGCTGAGGAGAAAGAGCGAACATTCAGTATGCTGGATCTGTGGCAGGGTCGAGTTATGTATGTTCACAATGGCTCAGAGGACCAGAATGACTCCTTCACATTTACAGCCTTCTCCAAAAATAAGGAGATTCCGATGTTTCTGAAGGACAGCCATCTGCACCGGTTAGATATCAGCATCAGTCCTGTTAATGATGCTCCTGTCCTCAGATTGCCCCAGGGAAACCTTTTTACTCTGTTGGAGAGGTCCAAACGACTG ctgaccacagaaatactggAAGTGCTAGACCCCGATAGCAGCCCTGAAGACCTGGTTTTCAGATCCATGGGGAACCTCAACACCGAAGCTGGGCATCTGGAGCACCAGGATTACCCTGGCAG GGCCATCAACTTATTCTCTCTAAAAGATCTAGAGGAAGGTAAAATCACCTTTGTGCACACCGGAACTTCTGCCTCCAGGCTGGTACTAAGAGTCAGCGATGGGCAAAGG GTCAGCAACACAGTGGTTTTAAGGATACTGGCTGTGAAACTTGAGTACAAACTGGTGAACAACACTGGACTAGAGGTGAACCAAGGCAAAGCTGCCATCATGAACACCAGTCACCTGGCGGTACAGGTCAACGTGGCTGATAACACTGTTGATATCTGGTATGACCTCACGGAGCTGCCAACGTATGGAGAGATCCAGAGGTTGCACTCAAGCGGTGATTGGAAATCCACCACTTTTTTCTCACAGAAGGTTCTAGGAAAAGAGAAGATCCGATACATCAGCACCTACCGTGGTGTCCAAGCTCAGAACAATGTCACAGATCAGTTCAAATGTAAGATCATCATTAATTCACAGGCCACAGAAGAGATTGCATTTGCCATAGTGATACATTGGATTCACTTGAAGGTAACGCGGAGCAAGATGGAGGTCAGCGGGATTGAGACTGCTGTTCTGACTCCTGAAGACCTTCATATAATTTCTAAGGGTGTTAAACTGAATGAAAATGAGCTCTTATTCAGGCTTCTGACGGTACCAAAGAAAGGTCAGCTGTTCCTCAACCACCAAATTCTTCTAAGAAACTCAACCTTCAGTCAGAAGAACGTCACAGATGGTTTGGTGAAGTATGATCTCTTTAACAGGCTGCACGATGACACaagggactccttcagctttcaaGTGTTTTCTGCACATGCCGAATCAACACCTTATGACTTCAGAATCAACATTAAGGCCGAGTCAACCACCATCACATTTGTAAATAAAGGCCTTTCGATCCTGGAAGGAGCAAGCAAAGTAATAACTAAAGATAATTTGTTCACTCACGCGGCAAGTAACCGAGAGGTCCATTACAACATTACGGTAAGCCCAAAACACGGGCAGCTAAGGAAGATCAACCTGTCCAACTCCACTTCCATCAATGACAACATCCTGACTTTCACAAATCAGGATATCACCAAAGAGCGGATCATGTATGTCCACGATGACAGCGAGACCAAGCAGGACTTCTTCAGATTTCAAATTATTGTTTTGAAATCACACAAGCACACAAACAAAAAGGAGGAAGGAACAACAGAGGAACAAACATTTAATATTTCCGTGCAGCTCGTGAATGACCAGAAACCTGTTAGAGTTGTTGACAGAGTTTTCCACGTAGCCCGAGACAGCCAGAGGTTGGTGACAGTGAGCGATCTTCGTTATCGAGATGACGACTCAGATTTTGAGGACAGCTGGCTTGTCTACACACGGAGGGGGATTCCAATGGGTGAGCTGGTGTCGGCCAGTGATCCCAGTCACAGGCTGTTCGAGTTCACACAGCGGGATCTGGAGCAG AATAAGGTGTTGTTTATCCACAGTGGAGTGAGCTTCGGACGCTTTGTACTTTTTGTAACAGATGGGAAACATTATGTCTCAGCACTTCTAGAG GTGGTGGCACAGGATCCATACCTGCAGGTTGAGAACAACACCGGTTTAATAGTCCAACAAAGTGGGATTACAATCCTTACTTCTGCTAATCTCAGTGTCACCAGCAACCTTGACATCCGAGACCCCCAGGAGGTGACGTTTGAGGTCTTCATCCCACCCAAACACGGTGTTCTCTGCTTTAACGACGGCCTGAAGGAGGCAATAATAGGAACGGATGCAATTTCAGTTTTCACTCAGAGAGACCTGGTGGAAGGTCGCGTGGCGTATCACCACAGTGGAGGCAACCAGTTGTTGGACATTTTCAACGTGACGGCGAGAGCGAGGGAAAGGACTACAGAAAGGAAGACGGAAAGAGGGAGGAGGGAAGTGCATCTGGATATTGGAGTTTCCATAAAAATATACCTGGAGAGTCATCAAAGACCTCCAACAGTCAAAGTCAACCAGCCCTTAGTGGTGGCAGAGGGACGGAATACCTCCATCAGTAGAGAACATCTACAG GTTGTCCATGAGGACAGTGATCCTTCAGAGATAGTTTTTACTGTCCAAAGCCCCCCAACAATGGGTAGCATTTACAGATTATACCCCTACAAAAAACATCTGAATGAAAAAAGAGAAAAGCAGCATCTCCATAAG GAGCAACCCACAACTTTgttctcccaggaggacctcaaccAGGGGTCAATCATTTATCACCATCAGGCTACAGAGAGCACTAATGACTCTGTTCTGTTGGAGGCAACCAACGGGCTGACAATAGTTGGACCTATCAGGCTGCTGATTGACATCATACCAGTCCTGCTTCCTCTGCAG gtgtctAACTTGACCCTTGATGAGGGGTCATCTCTGCCTCTCACATCCAGGGTCATCAATGTAGCCAGTCACCACTTCTCAGGGATGAACTTCCTGTATCAGGTCATGGTTCCACCAAAGTTTGGACACCTGGAGCACAGCCGGATTCCAGGGATGCCTATCAATGCTTTTACTCACACTGAG GTAGAGCATGAGTACATCTCATACATCCATGATGGTAgtgaaacactgagggacaacttCACCATTGTAGCCAACCAAACAGAAATAATGAAGCACAGCCTGCCGTGCACTGTTCACATCAGCATAACTCCGGTCAACGATGAGATCCCTGTTGTCGCCACCAACCGAGGCCTGAAG GTTTGGGTTGGTTCTGTAACAGAGATAACCCTAAATGAACTTAGTGCTGAAGACTCTGACACCCCACCTGAGGGACTGGAGTTCATCGTCACACCGCCCAGTAATGGACACCTGGCTCTGAAAAGTGCTCCCTCCAGACATATCCTGAACTTCACCCAAAACCACATACAGAGCAGGAAACTGGTGTTTGTGCATAACG GTGCACTGTCAGGTGGTTTTCACTTCCAGGTGAATGATGGAGTTAACGTTGCTCCTCGACAGATATTTAGCACAACTGCTCATGCTCTGGTCCTCACCTTGCAAAGAAaccgccccatggaggtctacccAG GCTCAGTGACTCCCATCTCACAGCAGGATCTTCAGGTTGTAACCAACAACATCAGTGAAATCAGAAGAAACCAGTCTGTGGTGTTTGCTGTGACTTCTCCCCCTAAACTCGGCCGGCTTATCCGACGAATGCCTGATAGCTCTGTCAGAAACATTTCCACATTTACACAGAGCATG GTGAATGAAAAAGTCATTCTATATGATCAAAACAAGCCTCAAGCAGTCAGCTGGTCAGCTGCAGACACGTTTTCTTTCACCGTATCTTCTCCGCCTGCTTTTCTTCCTCCACACACCTTCTCTATTTTGATCTCCTACCAAGCTAATGAGCATCATGACAACCCCCAGCACATGACCAGACTTGTAAACAATGCAG GTGCGGTGGTGGCAGAGGGAGGAAGTGTGACAATTGACCAGTCCAAACTCGATGCCTCAAATCTACTGGCAAGCGTTCCAGAGTCCAAGAGAAAAGACCTCCACATCATGTATCGAGTTATTTCATTGCCCCTACATGGGGTTCTGTCCATAAGGGGACACAACCTCACCAG GAACCATCCAGATTTCTCTCAAGCCACCTTGAACAAGTTTGGCATCAAGTATTTCCACGATGACTCTGAGACGACGAGTGACAGCTTCACCTTTCGAGCCTGGGTGGCTCCTTTCCACCACTCTTCTACTTCTCATTCACCATCCATTTCTACCTTTCCCTCTGATTCTTCATCTGCCACTTCCTTTTCTTCTCTCTATTCTGATTCATCATCCTTTCCATCACTGGGCACCATTTCGCACCACCACCCTATTAAAGACAGCGTGACCGTGACAGAGATGTTCAACATCACTGTAACGCCTGTCAACGACCATCCTCCTTTGATCAGAAGCAGAGCGCCCAGTATGAAAGTTGTGGTTGGAGAGAGGGTAGTTCTTGGGCCTGACAACCTTCAG GTTGAGGACCATGATACACCACCAGAAGAGCTGCACTACCTTGTGATCAGTAAACCCAACAATGGCTACCTAACGTTGGGAGAAAGACCAGAGTCAGTCACCTCTTTCACCCAATATGATGTAAACCATGGCCGACTGCATTTTACACAGCAG GGTAAGCCCTCGACAGGAGTTTTCTACTTCAACGTTACCGATGGTCATCACCGTCCACTTTACAAACTATTCAGTTTGGAGGTTGTCAAACCATCAGTATCTATGGTAAATAACACTGGACTGTCATTGGTTCAAGGACGCACAGCAGTGGTCCTGACAACCAACCAACTGGCAGCTCAAACCAATGGTCAAAGGCAAGGTAATATCTTGTACACGGTCACCGCACACCCCCGCCATGGACGCATTGCTATTAACGACCAGGAGGTGGTCACTTTCTGCCAAGAGGACCTTCAGTTTGGACGTGTTGTTTACCACATGACTGATCTTAGTGCATCAGAGGATAATTTCCAGATTTCAGTGTCGGCATCATCACCTGGTGTAGACTATGGACATGTGCCTGCGCAGACTGTGAATGTGACAGTGAGACCTCTGATCTACTTAAGAGAGCCCGTTAGAGTTCCAAGTGGCATTGCAGTGAAACTGGGGAAAGCCATGATTGATGCCTCTGAGTTAGCAAGAATCAGCCGAGCAAACCCGGTCTTTGAGGTTCTCTCTCCACCAAAACATGGAAAACTTGTCAAG ATCACCTATGATCCCAACAGAGCATCAGACGTCCTGAGGTCATTTACGTTCAGGGATGTTGTGCAAGGTCGAGTGGCCATAGAGGAGACTCTCAGTGATGCTGTCAGCCAAGTTCAAAGCAATGGATCCAGAATCACCACAGTGCAAGGCAATGCACCCGCCCAGCCCCTCAATGATTCTTTTACCTTCTTGTTGAAGGCTGGAAATGTACAGCCAGCAAAGGGTGAGCTTCACTTCACCATCTTTCCCCACCGCCAAATGCGTCAGGGTGCAAGAGGGTTCGATAAAGGTGACAGTTCGAGCCATGAAACCACAACAACCCATTTCCGAACACACAACCGGACTACAACAGGAAGTAGACAAAGAGAGTCTGTGACACACATTGCGGTTGGTGAAGGTTTACATCCTGATATTTTGTCACATAATAACCAAAATAAGACACAACGTAAGGCAAAGCCTCATAATCGCTGGGGGAACCGAACACGCAGTGGGAGTCATCAGGGGTCATCAAGATCAGGGGTTAGTACAGAGGGAGCAGGAGAGGGGAGCAGTCAAACCCCAGAGCTTCATACTCCTCCTGTCCCAGAGACACATGTTCCAATCAACCATCCAAATACTGATCTAGTTCATGTGCAGATTCTGCCTCGCCCTGCCTCTGACCCCCTCCTCATTATCTTACCACTTCTGGCTTGTTTGCTTCTTATCATAATCCTTGTAGTTCTGATTCTGGTTTTCCGCCACCGCAAAGAAAAACAGGCCCGCCTGCGGCTGATGCACGAACTGGCTGCAGCGCAGTTGCCCGCTGAGGACAGTCCATACCTGGGTCGCCCAGAACGGAGCTTGGCAATGCCCAATGTGATGGTCACCCCACTCTGCTCTGCAAGCTGCCCAACCTCCCCTAGAGTACCCATGAGtccgaggaggagtctggcacctGGGACAACCTTCTGGGGACCTTTTGAATCTGTTGTATCAAGCAGTGATAGAAGTTTTAGAAGTCGTAACAATAGTGAAAGAGACAATATAACTGCTTGCAATTCACCTCCAATTTCTGCAGCTGAATACAGTACTGCTTGGAGATCTCGATCCTCCATTCCATCTCTGAAAGGCAACCAGTACTGGGTTTAA